ATTTGTCTTTCAGGCAGAGCCCTGACTTCGGGATCACCGGGAAACCCCGCCACTCGACATCGACCGTGTCGAAGACCTCGGAGATGAGCGCCTTCGCCTTCGTGTTCCCCTCACGGCAGACCGCACGCGGGTAGGCGTTCTCGACCTCGTGACGCCCTTCCTTCACCTGCTTCACGAGCATCAGGAGGCCGAGGAGGATGTCCTCGGGCTCGAAACCGGCGACCACCTGCGGCACCGGGAACTGCTCGTACTCTTCGTATCCCGCCACCACGCAGACGTGGCCCGGAAGGAGGAAGCCGTCGAGGGAGGCCTCGCCCTGTTCAAGGAGCCATTGCATCGCCGGCGGGACGAGGCGGTGGCAGGAGAGGATGGAAAAGTTCTCGGGCGGGTGGGAGAGGATGGTCGCGGCGACCGTCGGGACAGTCGTCTCGAAGCCGACCGATATGAAGACGACCTCCTTATCGGTCTTCTCCGCGATCTCGACGGCCTTGTGGATGCCCTGCACCACGCGCACGTCCCCACCGCAGGACTCAAGAGAGCCCTTCGTGCCCGGAACCCGGAGGAGGTCGCCGTAGGTGGCGACGATGCACCCTTTCTCGACAAACTCAAGGGCGGCGTCGATTTCTCCCTGCGGCGTGATACAGACAGGACACCCCGGCCCCATCACGATGTGCAGGTTTTCAGGAAGAACACTGCGCAAACCTGATCTGGCGATGGCAGCCTCGTGCGTGCCGCAGATGTGCATAAACGTATAGTTACGGTCCACGATCTCGTGGAGCGCAGCCTTCAGTTCGTCTCCTGTTGCCATGGAATCCTCATAGTTAATACGTGTACCCCCGCATAAGTGTACTCATTATGGGCGACCCCCTCTACGCTGTTCTTCTCCTCTTTGCGGGGCTCATCGGATCGGTGGTCCTGTACTGGCTGTATCACTGGCTGCTGAAACGCGCGGAAAAGACAGAGTCGAAGATCGACGACATCCTCGTTGCGGCGACGGGAAAACCCCTCATCATCACCATCCTCGTCGTCACGGTGTACCTCGCCATCGTCTCGTCGGGCATCATCCCGCCGAAGTACGAGTACATCCTCGACTCGAAGTACCTCAATGCCTTCTACATCATCATCGGGGCCTGGGTGGCCTCGAGTTTCTCGTACAACTTCATCCACCTGTACGGGCGGTGGATGGCCTCGCGGACAGAGAGCGAGGTCGACGACCGGATCATCGACGTCCTTGAGATCGCGGTGAAGTACGTCATCTGGTTCATCGCCTTCCTGCTCATCCTGAGCACCCTCGATATCGACATCACGCCCCTCCTTGCCGGTGCCGGGATCGCCGGTGTCGCCGTGGCCCTCGCCGCCCAGGACCTCCTCTCCAACTTCTTCGGCGGTGCGCTGATCGTGATGGATAAGCCCTTCAAGATGGGTGATC
The nucleotide sequence above comes from Methanofollis sp.. Encoded proteins:
- the hypD gene encoding hydrogenase formation protein HypD, which encodes MATGDELKAALHEIVDRNYTFMHICGTHEAAIARSGLRSVLPENLHIVMGPGCPVCITPQGEIDAALEFVEKGCIVATYGDLLRVPGTKGSLESCGGDVRVVQGIHKAVEIAEKTDKEVVFISVGFETTVPTVAATILSHPPENFSILSCHRLVPPAMQWLLEQGEASLDGFLLPGHVCVVAGYEEYEQFPVPQVVAGFEPEDILLGLLMLVKQVKEGRHEVENAYPRAVCREGNTKAKALISEVFDTVDVEWRGFPVIPKSGLCLKDKFSQYDARKKFDIEIKHVEKVSGCICDRVLRGIAQPTDCKLFGKVCTPRTPVGPCMVSHEGACKIWNLYHVRHL
- a CDS encoding mechanosensitive ion channel family protein, with the protein product MGDPLYAVLLLFAGLIGSVVLYWLYHWLLKRAEKTESKIDDILVAATGKPLIITILVVTVYLAIVSSGIIPPKYEYILDSKYLNAFYIIIGAWVASSFSYNFIHLYGRWMASRTESEVDDRIIDVLEIAVKYVIWFIAFLLILSTLDIDITPLLAGAGIAGVAVALAAQDLLSNFFGGALIVMDKPFKMGDRIKIDNYLGDVISVGPRSTRIQTLDYQLLTIPNSKIANSVIINYALPEVRLKIKIPVSVAYGSDVKRVKEILLEIANEAVERSEYVLNDPAPTVYFLEFADSSLNFTLVVWAKAFNMAWDVQDFINTRIDERFREEGIEIPFPQMDVHIRKS